A part of Aspergillus flavus chromosome 5, complete sequence genomic DNA contains:
- a CDS encoding putative aquaporin transporter, whose amino-acid sequence MDAETAPVQETYHRQSRGIPYGQNDMPLRPVIYPFAGRIGGNQGLVLDRDDPANAELLKKVPDAAPLMSISEGFDPRGFLSIDHWKFGFIECIGTMLNVFVTAWISIRHSSASQDAQAPSSASGVYSTATFLGPLFGGISNWLFLTLFIFSFSNVSGSHLNPTITMATFFARLISLPRLVIYLASQTLGGALAGFMLRAAYGSRDYTVGGCYMNSQLVPVNEGFLLEFVFTLLLIFLSFGVGLDPRQGRIYGAALSPFLVGLALGLVSWGSAFSRAGYAGACK is encoded by the exons ATGGATGCAGAAACTGCTCCCGTCCAAGAGACATACCATAGGCAAAGTCGGGGTATCCCGTATGGCCAGAATGACATGCCTCTTAGGCCAGTTATCTATCCTTTTGCTGGAAGAATCGGTGGAAACCAGGGACTGGTTCTTGACCGCGATGACCCGGCCAATGCGGAGTTGTTGAAAAAAGTGCCAGATGCGGCACCGTTGATGTCCATCAGTGAAGGGTTTGATCCTCGTGGGTTCCTCAGCATCGACCACTGGAAGTTTGGATTCATTGAATGCATAG GTACAATGCTGAATGTATTTGTGACGGCTTGGATATCTATCCGACACTCGTCGGCCTCGCAGGACGCACAGGCGCCGTCATCTGCGTCCGGTGTCTATTCCACCGCTACGTTCTTGGGCCCACTGTTTGGCGGTATTAGCAACTGGCTGTTCCTGACACTCTttatcttctccttctccaacgTCAGCGGCAGTCATCTCAACCCAACCATTACCATGGCCACATTCTTTGCTCGGTTGATCTCACTACCTCGCTTAGTCATCTATCTTGCCAGTCAGACGCTTGGAGGCGCACTCGCTGGATTCATGCTTCGAGCTGCGTATGGATCCAGAGACTACACGGTCGGTGGCTGCTATATGAACTCCCAGTTAGTCCCGGTGAACGAAGGGTTTCTTCTCGAGTTTGTCTTCACATTGCTACTAATCTTCCTATCCTTTGGAGTGGGTCTGGATCCAAGGCAGGGCCGAATCTATGGCGCGGCGTTGTCTCCATTTCTGGTCGGTTTGGCCCTGGGCCTGGTAAGTTGGGGTTCCGCGTTTTCCCGCGCTGGATATGCGGGAGCCTGTAAGTAA